A DNA window from Sphingomonas profundi contains the following coding sequences:
- a CDS encoding transketolase encodes MSGGPDSGAIESLVTLDARLRWLSAWTIHNANHLRPSRDGLKVGGHQASCASISTIMAVLYFHALRPQDKVAVKPHAGPVLHAIQYLYGRQERDQLERFRGMGGAQSYPSRTKDRIPVDFSTGSVGLGVAITAFASLVQDYLIAHGRLGADQTGRMVALMGDAELDEGNIYECLIEAYKHDIRNCWWIVDYNRQSLDHTTADRMFNRFDDIFRTCGWRVITLKHGKMQLAAFARPGGKALEQWIDACPNADYAALTYQGGAAWRKRILADIGAMPDIAALLDSYDDPALSTLMTNLGGHCVETLMEAFADAADDRPTMFIAYTIKGYGLPFAGHKDNHAGLMNPTQIGDLRTSLGIAEGDEWSPYGGLGHNAAKALEAFVATAPLAALPSVQADAVAVPAIAAPQGAEQSTQAAFGRILLELAKAGHPIADRIVTTSPDVTVSTNLGAFVNQRGLFRRQELADVFHAAKIPSPQKWVGHGAGQHIELGIAENNLFLMLAALGLAEPLFGTRLIPVGTVYDPFIARGLDALNYGCYQDARFLLVATPSGLTLGPEGGAHQSINSPLIGMGQPGLTYFEPAYVDELALMMEHAFHHLQAPAPEGGSVYLRLSTRALTQIERTDDDWQVDAVKGAYWLRRPQADAQVAILFTGAIAPEAIAAWESMSEDLPGLGLLNVTSPDLLHRGWSARRSARWGSREATPSHIERLLRDLAPGAGLVTIIDGSPSALSWIGGVLGQRVSPLGIDRFGQTGDLPDLYRTYRLDPDAIVEAAAELLLDA; translated from the coding sequence ATGTCGGGTGGACCGGATTCGGGCGCGATAGAATCGCTGGTCACGCTGGATGCCCGTCTGCGCTGGCTCTCCGCTTGGACCATACACAATGCCAACCATCTGCGGCCGAGCCGTGACGGCCTTAAGGTCGGTGGCCATCAAGCATCGTGCGCGTCGATCTCGACGATCATGGCGGTGCTGTACTTCCATGCTCTGCGCCCGCAGGACAAGGTGGCCGTAAAGCCTCACGCCGGGCCGGTGCTGCATGCGATCCAGTATCTCTACGGCCGGCAAGAGCGCGACCAGCTGGAGCGGTTCCGGGGTATGGGCGGGGCGCAGAGCTATCCCTCCCGCACGAAGGACCGCATCCCGGTCGATTTCTCGACCGGATCGGTCGGCCTCGGCGTGGCGATCACGGCGTTCGCCAGCCTTGTGCAGGATTATCTCATCGCCCATGGCCGCCTTGGCGCCGACCAGACCGGCCGCATGGTGGCGCTGATGGGAGATGCCGAACTCGACGAGGGCAATATCTACGAATGCCTGATCGAGGCCTACAAGCACGACATCCGCAACTGTTGGTGGATCGTCGACTATAACCGCCAGTCGCTGGACCACACGACGGCCGACCGGATGTTCAACCGCTTCGACGACATCTTTCGTACCTGCGGCTGGCGGGTCATCACCCTGAAACATGGAAAGATGCAGCTTGCCGCCTTCGCGCGGCCCGGTGGCAAGGCGCTGGAGCAGTGGATCGATGCATGCCCGAATGCCGATTACGCAGCGCTGACCTATCAGGGGGGGGCGGCCTGGCGGAAGCGCATCCTCGCCGATATCGGGGCGATGCCCGATATCGCCGCCCTGCTCGACAGCTACGACGATCCCGCACTTTCGACGTTGATGACCAATCTTGGCGGCCACTGCGTCGAGACGCTGATGGAGGCGTTCGCCGACGCCGCCGACGACCGGCCGACGATGTTCATCGCTTATACCATCAAGGGCTACGGCCTGCCTTTCGCGGGCCACAAGGATAATCACGCCGGGCTGATGAACCCCACCCAGATCGGCGATCTGCGCACCTCGCTCGGCATTGCGGAGGGCGACGAATGGTCTCCCTACGGCGGGCTTGGCCACAATGCCGCGAAGGCGCTGGAAGCGTTCGTCGCGACGGCGCCGCTCGCCGCGCTCCCGTCGGTGCAGGCGGACGCAGTGGCGGTGCCGGCGATCGCCGCACCGCAGGGCGCCGAACAATCGACGCAGGCCGCCTTCGGCCGCATCCTGCTCGAACTCGCCAAGGCGGGGCACCCGATCGCCGACCGGATCGTCACGACCTCGCCCGACGTGACGGTCTCGACCAACCTCGGCGCGTTCGTGAACCAGCGCGGGCTGTTCCGCCGACAGGAACTGGCCGACGTCTTTCACGCCGCCAAGATCCCCTCGCCGCAGAAATGGGTCGGTCACGGCGCCGGCCAGCATATCGAGTTGGGTATCGCCGAGAACAATCTGTTCCTGATGCTGGCGGCATTGGGGCTGGCTGAGCCGCTGTTCGGCACGCGCCTTATCCCGGTCGGGACGGTCTATGACCCGTTCATCGCGCGCGGCCTCGATGCGCTAAACTACGGGTGCTACCAGGATGCGCGCTTTCTGCTCGTCGCAACACCGTCGGGCCTGACGCTCGGCCCCGAGGGCGGAGCGCACCAATCGATCAACTCGCCGCTGATCGGCATGGGGCAGCCGGGCCTGACCTATTTTGAACCGGCTTACGTCGACGAACTGGCGTTGATGATGGAGCATGCCTTTCATCATCTGCAGGCACCGGCGCCGGAGGGCGGCTCCGTATATCTTCGGCTCAGTACGCGCGCGCTCACGCAGATCGAAAGGACGGATGACGACTGGCAAGTGGATGCGGTGAAGGGCGCTTATTGGCTGCGACGGCCACAAGCGGACGCTCAGGTCGCCATCCTGTTCACCGGCGCGATCGCTCCCGAGGCGATCGCGGCTTGGGAAAGCATGTCCGAGGATCTGCCGGGGTTGGGGCTGCTCAACGTGACGTCGCCCGATCTGCTGCATCGCGGCTGGTCCGCCCGGCGTTCGGCGCGCTGGGGCAGCCGCGAGGCCACGCCGAGCCATATCGAGCGGCTGCTGCGCGATCTTGCGCCCGGCGCCGGGCTGGTCACGATCATAGACGGATCGCCCTCCGCCCTCTCGTGGATCGGCGGGGTGCTGGGCCAGCGGGTAAGCCCGCTCGGCATCGATCGTTTCGGCCAGACTGGCGACCTGCCCGATCTCTATCGCACCTACCGGCTCGATCCAGACGCGATCGTCGAGGCCGCCGCCGAACTCCTGCTGGACGCATAG
- a CDS encoding NmrA family NAD(P)-binding protein → MAKTVTVFGATGTSGGGAARKLAAAGWTVRGITRDTAGDKARAAAEQGITLFAADLDDRASIRKAIEGADAVYFAGPSLLNRWDIGQAVQGINAVDAAIEVGMPHFVYQSALTGDARGYLSVGSKRAIEERIAETELPVTILQPAWFMDNFLNYFPINEQDGKLVIAMAIPVDKVNGLISAEDIGNAAAAVITNPHTYIGRTIDLTADIGSPADMARIIGEEVGKDAVAVEVPLEAIAQHWPEGYDLYKWLSTRPTQDDPGSLTALIGKPLDFRHWVRLKLAPGLREKFGVAA, encoded by the coding sequence GTGGCGAAGACCGTAACAGTATTTGGAGCGACCGGCACGTCTGGTGGCGGCGCCGCGCGCAAGCTGGCGGCGGCAGGCTGGACGGTACGCGGCATCACCCGCGACACTGCCGGCGACAAGGCGCGCGCGGCGGCGGAGCAGGGGATCACGCTTTTCGCCGCCGATCTCGATGATCGGGCGAGCATCCGCAAGGCGATTGAGGGCGCCGATGCCGTGTATTTCGCGGGCCCGTCGCTGCTCAACCGGTGGGATATCGGGCAGGCTGTGCAAGGTATCAACGCGGTGGACGCGGCGATTGAGGTGGGTATGCCGCACTTCGTCTATCAGTCCGCGCTGACCGGCGATGCGCGCGGCTATCTGAGTGTCGGCTCCAAGCGCGCGATCGAGGAGCGTATCGCCGAGACCGAACTGCCGGTGACGATCCTGCAGCCGGCCTGGTTCATGGATAATTTCCTCAACTATTTCCCGATCAACGAGCAGGACGGCAAGCTGGTGATCGCAATGGCGATCCCGGTGGACAAGGTGAACGGACTGATTTCCGCCGAGGATATCGGCAATGCCGCCGCCGCCGTAATTACCAACCCTCATACCTATATCGGCCGCACGATCGATCTGACGGCCGATATCGGCAGCCCGGCGGACATGGCGCGCATCATCGGAGAGGAAGTGGGCAAGGATGCGGTCGCGGTGGAAGTGCCGCTGGAGGCGATCGCCCAGCATTGGCCCGAGGGCTACGACCTCTACAAATGGCTGAGCACGCGCCCCACGCAGGATGATCCCGGCAGCCTCACCGCGCTGATTGGCAAGCCGCTGGATTTCCGCCACTGGGTGCGACTGAAGCTCGCGCCCGGGCTGAGAGAGAAGTTCGGCGTCGCAGCCTGA
- a CDS encoding cytochrome P450: MPELVWTPRNGGHWMATTGRLISHIFADYKRFSSRVLFVPKENGEHHQLPPSTIDPPTHRPYRALITNGLSPRGVAAIEDRIRTMAASLIEDLRPNGRCNFTTDYAEQLPVRIFMNMVDLPMEDAPKIKYWVDQTTRPDGTMNYADAIAALVSYMAPWTEARRGGLGTDLITGIVNGKVGDRALTPKEAAELCAQVLVGGVDTVVNMLSFIMLHFATHPESARELVETPELIGIAVEELLRRFPIISDGREIAGDMEFEGVAMKAGEMIVLPTVLHGLDENENPDPLTVSFHRSTANHSTFGNGAHKCPGAHLARVEIRITLEEWFKRIPVFSVDPAAQITFSCGVVGCVDRLPLIWDPATTSDAA, from the coding sequence GTGCCCGAACTCGTCTGGACCCCGCGCAACGGCGGCCACTGGATGGCGACCACCGGGCGGTTGATCAGCCACATCTTCGCCGACTACAAGCGCTTCTCCAGCCGCGTGCTGTTCGTGCCGAAGGAAAATGGCGAGCACCACCAGCTGCCCCCATCGACGATCGATCCTCCGACGCACCGGCCCTACCGCGCGCTCATCACCAACGGTCTCTCGCCGCGCGGTGTCGCAGCGATCGAGGATCGGATCCGCACGATGGCAGCCAGCCTGATCGAAGACCTGCGGCCGAACGGGCGCTGCAACTTCACGACCGACTACGCCGAGCAATTGCCGGTCCGCATCTTCATGAACATGGTCGATCTTCCGATGGAGGACGCCCCGAAGATCAAGTATTGGGTCGATCAGACCACCCGCCCCGATGGTACGATGAACTATGCGGACGCGATCGCCGCACTCGTCAGCTATATGGCGCCGTGGACGGAGGCTCGTCGCGGAGGCCTCGGCACCGATCTTATCACCGGGATCGTCAACGGTAAGGTCGGTGACCGTGCCCTCACCCCCAAGGAAGCCGCCGAACTCTGCGCGCAGGTGCTGGTGGGGGGCGTCGATACCGTCGTCAACATGCTCAGCTTCATCATGCTGCATTTCGCCACGCATCCGGAAAGCGCCCGCGAACTGGTGGAGACACCCGAGTTGATCGGCATCGCGGTCGAGGAACTGCTTCGTCGCTTCCCGATCATTTCGGACGGGCGCGAGATCGCCGGCGACATGGAATTCGAGGGCGTCGCCATGAAGGCGGGTGAGATGATCGTGCTGCCCACGGTCCTGCACGGCCTGGACGAGAATGAAAATCCCGATCCGCTCACCGTCAGTTTCCACCGCTCGACGGCCAACCACTCCACCTTCGGCAACGGCGCGCATAAATGCCCCGGCGCACATCTGGCGCGTGTCGAGATCCGCATCACGTTGGAGGAATGGTTCAAGCGCATTCCCGTTTTCAGTGTCGATCCGGCAGCGCAGATCACCTTCAGCTGCGGTGTAGTCGGCTGCGTCGATCGCCTGCCGCTGATATGGGATCCGGCAACCACATCGGATGCGGCCTGA
- a CDS encoding TonB-dependent receptor, producing MDIGKLALLGCVSGMALLASGPALAQAVPDPAGGPTAAAGADESRSDDIVVTANKREQRLNDVGLAVAVVGGQALQNQRVSSLADLANIVPSLSYTNSANGTPVYTLRGIGFYETSLAAYPTVSIYLDEVPLSFPATTRHSVYDLERVEVLKGPQGTLFGQNATGGAINYIAAKPTRDLRAGIDLSYGRFNEVIGEGYFSGPLGEKAQMRASARIERADGWQRSNSRPGDSNGKVRNYMGRVQLALQPTETINLLLNVNGWKDKSETQAPQAIGFNIQNPFVSSLVTNSQLSPERPRASDFTPGYTRADNRMWQASLRGDLDLTDDVTLTSISAYLDYKQDQADEGDGLPISTLDLPSDQGRIKTVSQEVRLTNGSANRLRWVIGGNYEHSRIDQEILVDYHDSSSTTTLGVVFGYPIANSFYYSYQRKRNYAFFGNVEFDVLPNLTLKGGTRYTNARASTRSCNSDRTGIADNVGPFFYNILLGGAFGPYKSGACFQINDQPTEIGGVAPGAPGEYDATLKENNISWRGGIDWKPRPGLLLYGNVAKGYKAGGFPTVSSSSFVAYLPVRQESVISYEAGFKAELLDRTLQFNAAAFYYDYRNKQLRSKLNQPPFGILDILQNIPKSTVKGFEIELLARPTRQLTVNATMTYIDAKVDRFVGINAAGVAADFGGTRVPFTPKYQVGVNADYDFPLSRAIDAFVGSSMNMRSDTVSVVGGDINPATASPQGKSLFGIDSYVLVDARVGIKSQDDRWRLSLWAKNLFNTYYWNNVVAAFDTIGRYTGKPATYGVNVSYRI from the coding sequence ATGGATATCGGAAAGCTGGCGCTGCTCGGCTGTGTTTCGGGCATGGCGCTCCTGGCGAGCGGGCCTGCCCTGGCGCAGGCCGTGCCCGATCCGGCCGGCGGACCAACAGCGGCGGCTGGGGCGGACGAAAGCCGATCCGACGACATCGTTGTGACGGCGAACAAGCGCGAGCAGCGGCTGAATGATGTGGGCCTCGCGGTGGCCGTCGTTGGCGGGCAGGCGTTGCAGAACCAGCGGGTGTCCTCGCTCGCTGATCTCGCCAACATCGTGCCAAGCCTATCTTATACCAACAGTGCCAACGGAACCCCGGTCTATACTTTGCGTGGTATCGGCTTTTATGAGACCTCGCTTGCGGCTTATCCCACGGTGAGCATCTATCTCGACGAGGTGCCGCTGTCGTTCCCGGCAACCACGAGACACTCAGTCTATGATCTGGAACGGGTGGAGGTGCTGAAAGGGCCGCAGGGCACGCTGTTCGGCCAGAATGCGACGGGCGGCGCAATCAACTATATAGCGGCCAAGCCAACGCGCGATCTGCGGGCCGGGATTGACCTGAGCTATGGCCGCTTCAACGAGGTGATCGGCGAGGGCTATTTCAGCGGTCCGCTCGGCGAGAAGGCGCAGATGCGGGCCAGCGCGCGGATCGAACGGGCCGATGGCTGGCAGCGCAGCAATTCGCGCCCCGGTGATAGCAACGGGAAGGTGCGCAACTATATGGGACGCGTACAGCTTGCGCTCCAGCCAACGGAGACGATCAACCTGCTGCTGAACGTGAACGGCTGGAAGGACAAGAGCGAGACGCAGGCGCCTCAGGCGATCGGCTTTAATATACAAAACCCGTTCGTTTCGTCTCTGGTGACGAACTCGCAGCTTTCCCCGGAGAGACCGCGCGCTTCGGACTTCACCCCCGGCTATACTCGGGCCGATAATCGTATGTGGCAGGCATCGCTTCGCGGCGATCTGGATCTGACCGACGATGTCACGCTGACATCGATTTCGGCCTACCTCGATTACAAGCAGGATCAGGCGGACGAGGGAGACGGCCTCCCGATCTCGACTCTCGATCTGCCCTCCGACCAAGGCAGGATCAAGACCGTGTCGCAGGAGGTCCGCCTGACCAACGGCAGCGCCAATCGACTGCGCTGGGTGATCGGCGGCAATTACGAGCATAGCAGGATCGATCAGGAAATATTGGTCGATTATCACGACAGCTCGTCGACAACGACATTGGGCGTCGTGTTTGGCTACCCGATCGCCAACTCCTTTTACTATAGCTACCAGCGCAAGCGGAACTATGCATTCTTCGGCAATGTGGAGTTTGATGTGTTGCCCAACCTGACCCTGAAGGGAGGCACGCGCTACACCAACGCTCGCGCGAGCACCCGCAGCTGCAATTCGGATCGTACAGGAATCGCGGACAATGTGGGACCGTTCTTCTACAATATCCTGCTCGGCGGTGCGTTCGGGCCGTACAAGAGCGGCGCCTGTTTCCAGATCAACGATCAGCCGACCGAAATCGGCGGCGTCGCACCCGGCGCCCCGGGCGAATATGATGCGACGTTGAAGGAGAATAACATCTCGTGGCGTGGCGGGATCGACTGGAAGCCACGGCCAGGACTGCTGCTCTATGGCAACGTCGCCAAGGGCTATAAAGCGGGTGGCTTCCCCACCGTTTCCAGTTCTTCCTTCGTCGCTTACTTGCCCGTACGGCAGGAGTCGGTGATATCCTACGAAGCCGGCTTTAAGGCGGAACTTCTCGATCGTACTTTGCAATTCAACGCGGCAGCATTCTATTATGATTATCGCAACAAGCAGTTGCGATCCAAGCTGAACCAGCCGCCCTTTGGTATCCTCGATATTCTGCAGAATATTCCGAAATCTACGGTGAAGGGTTTCGAGATCGAACTGCTCGCGCGGCCGACCCGGCAGCTCACGGTCAATGCGACAATGACCTATATCGACGCCAAGGTCGATCGGTTCGTCGGTATCAACGCGGCCGGCGTCGCGGCGGATTTCGGCGGCACGCGCGTGCCGTTCACGCCCAAATATCAGGTGGGCGTGAATGCCGACTATGATTTCCCGCTAAGCCGGGCGATCGATGCATTCGTCGGCAGCAGCATGAACATGCGCTCGGACACCGTCTCAGTGGTCGGCGGGGACATCAATCCGGCGACGGCGAGCCCGCAAGGCAAATCGCTGTTTGGGATCGACAGCTACGTGCTTGTCGATGCGCGAGTGGGAATCAAAAGTCAGGACGATCGCTGGCGTCTATCGCTGTGGGCGAAGAA
- a CDS encoding dihydrolipoamide acetyltransferase family protein, translating to MTTDLLMPAFSPTMEYGTIAKWLVREGDPIAPGDLLAEVETDKATMELEAEEGGVLLSILVPQGTDDVAVGTAIARIGVAESESAGQATPHREPAPTPTGEAVMATAIPAVPAAPPTAGALARVRRDPPVYDGSSSALARKVAEARGMDLHQVKGSGAGGRILLADILPVRAMVSATSSAPAPVPAAVPAAAPPQEPPTDIPFHTLPLSAMRRTIARRLTESKRDVPHFYLSSDCRIDALLALRAQLNAGLAASGVKISINDFLMKALAVALVMVPEANVRFGGDTLYMFDRVDIAMAVAVEGGLVTPVINDVGRCALSALSQQSRALADAARDGSLAPEVCRGGTVSLSNLGMYGVSEMIPIINPPQAMILGVGASEARFVPDGAGAPQLATILRATASFDHRAIDGAIAARVMQAFREAVEQPLAIVA from the coding sequence ATGACGACGGACCTGCTCATGCCGGCATTCTCGCCGACGATGGAATATGGCACGATCGCCAAATGGCTGGTCCGCGAGGGTGACCCCATCGCGCCTGGCGACCTGCTCGCCGAGGTCGAGACCGACAAGGCGACGATGGAACTCGAAGCGGAGGAAGGCGGGGTGCTGCTGTCCATCCTCGTGCCCCAGGGGACCGATGACGTGGCGGTCGGCACCGCGATCGCGCGGATCGGTGTAGCGGAATCGGAATCGGCCGGGCAGGCAACGCCCCACCGCGAACCTGCGCCGACCCCGACCGGGGAAGCGGTTATGGCTACCGCCATCCCGGCCGTCCCCGCCGCGCCGCCCACGGCCGGCGCGCTCGCCCGCGTGCGGAGAGATCCGCCGGTGTACGATGGTTCCTCCTCGGCGCTGGCGCGCAAGGTGGCCGAAGCGCGGGGGATGGACCTTCACCAGGTGAAGGGCAGCGGCGCCGGCGGGCGCATCCTGCTCGCCGATATCCTGCCTGTGCGTGCGATGGTGTCCGCCACCTCGTCGGCACCGGCACCGGTACCGGCTGCGGTCCCGGCCGCTGCCCCGCCACAAGAGCCGCCGACCGACATACCGTTCCATACGCTGCCGCTTTCGGCCATGCGCCGGACGATCGCCCGCCGCCTGACCGAGTCCAAGCGGGACGTGCCGCATTTCTATCTATCGTCCGATTGCCGGATTGATGCGCTGCTGGCGTTGCGCGCGCAACTGAACGCGGGCCTCGCCGCATCAGGCGTGAAGATCTCGATCAACGATTTTCTGATGAAGGCACTCGCGGTCGCGCTGGTGATGGTGCCGGAGGCGAATGTGCGCTTCGGCGGCGACACGCTCTACATGTTCGATCGGGTCGATATCGCGATGGCCGTGGCCGTTGAGGGCGGCCTGGTGACCCCGGTGATCAATGATGTCGGCCGCTGCGCGCTGTCCGCCCTGTCACAGCAGTCACGCGCGCTGGCCGATGCGGCGCGCGACGGCAGCCTTGCGCCCGAAGTCTGTCGGGGGGGCACCGTGTCGCTCTCCAACTTGGGGATGTACGGAGTCAGCGAGATGATCCCGATCATCAATCCGCCACAGGCGATGATCCTGGGGGTCGGCGCAAGCGAGGCGCGGTTCGTGCCGGACGGCGCCGGTGCCCCGCAGCTCGCGACGATCCTGCGAGCGACCGCCAGTTTCGACCACCGCGCGATAGACGGGGCGATTGCCGCACGCGTGATGCAGGCGTTTCGCGAGGCGGTTGAGCAGCCGCTGGCGATCGTTGCCTAG
- a CDS encoding 2Fe-2S iron-sulfur cluster-binding protein yields MAKIIFKQPDGESVDIDARNGFTLMEVAVNNGVVGIDGECGGGCSCATCHVYIDANFIDAIDPPTEYETDLLECIVGYTERSRLSCQVKVSDALDGILLTIPSDQGLA; encoded by the coding sequence ATGGCGAAGATCATCTTCAAGCAGCCCGATGGCGAGTCGGTCGACATCGATGCACGCAACGGTTTCACCCTGATGGAGGTCGCCGTCAACAACGGCGTGGTCGGGATAGACGGCGAGTGTGGCGGCGGCTGTTCCTGCGCCACCTGCCATGTCTATATCGATGCCAACTTCATCGATGCGATCGATCCGCCGACCGAATATGAAACCGATCTGCTCGAATGCATCGTGGGATATACTGAACGCTCCCGCCTGTCCTGTCAGGTCAAGGTCAGTGATGCCTTGGACGGCATCCTTCTCACCATCCCGTCGGATCAGGGGCTCGCCTGA
- a CDS encoding cupin domain-containing protein, which translates to MLGPPIDGLDRRPIPGSASMVMEVRLREGFVVPRHNHPEEQFSYMISGHLQFWTDDEPEGFIVGPGDLVHFPPNAWHRALALDDVVEIDFFCPIRPQLLGPLITASGDPA; encoded by the coding sequence TTGCTCGGCCCGCCGATCGATGGACTCGATCGGCGGCCGATACCTGGCAGCGCATCGATGGTCATGGAGGTGCGGCTGCGCGAAGGGTTCGTCGTGCCGCGGCACAACCACCCGGAGGAGCAGTTCAGCTACATGATTTCTGGGCACCTGCAATTCTGGACCGACGACGAGCCGGAGGGCTTCATCGTCGGTCCGGGCGATCTGGTGCATTTCCCGCCGAACGCGTGGCACCGCGCGCTGGCGCTCGACGACGTGGTGGAGATTGATTTCTTCTGCCCGATCCGGCCGCAACTGCTCGGCCCGCTCATTACCGCGAGCGGCGATCCGGCCTGA
- a CDS encoding nuclear transport factor 2 family protein, with protein MTTRNVAVRFAQLIEEMRFVEAFSMLAADGRYIVPGTTPVSRVYAGRQDLLDNLVPVLSTFTAPPQLRFQEPIVDGNRAALMAGGSGTGPTGPYHQPYYAFVATVRGDEFSEIIEFMDLTMLETAVFGKRLVNA; from the coding sequence ATGACGACGCGGAACGTAGCAGTGCGATTTGCCCAATTGATCGAGGAAATGCGCTTCGTCGAAGCGTTCAGCATGCTGGCGGCTGATGGCCGCTACATTGTGCCCGGCACGACCCCGGTGTCGCGCGTCTATGCGGGTCGGCAGGATCTGCTGGACAATCTGGTGCCGGTCCTGTCGACCTTCACGGCTCCGCCGCAGCTGCGCTTTCAGGAGCCGATCGTAGATGGGAACCGGGCGGCGCTGATGGCCGGCGGCAGCGGCACTGGACCTACCGGCCCCTACCACCAGCCTTATTATGCCTTTGTCGCGACGGTTCGCGGCGACGAGTTCAGCGAGATCATCGAATTCATGGATCTCACCATGCTGGAGACCGCAGTGTTCGGCAAAAGGCTGGTCAACGCCTGA